Proteins encoded by one window of Musa acuminata AAA Group cultivar baxijiao chromosome BXJ2-9, Cavendish_Baxijiao_AAA, whole genome shotgun sequence:
- the LOC135623081 gene encoding transcription factor bHLH30-like isoform X1 — translation MPSSNALHACYSLMIWPPRSSSSGGELVRGVGMQPVATGEMVHETRTAGETRAVRSHSEAERRRRQRINGHLATLRSLLPAATRLDKAALLGEVVRQVRELRVRVEEVAVMVPGEGDEVGVEEEEEEGGGGGGGRGRVVRAWVCCADRPGLMGELSRAVRSVPARAVRAEMVTVGGRTRSLLELEVSEAAERGEGRSALQAALWAVLLTNRTAPAENYSKRARTSTRFSKT, via the exons ATGCCTTCTTCAAATGCCTTGCATGCCTGTTATTCCCTAATGATTTGGCCGccacgcagcagcagcagcggtggaGAGTTGGTGCGTGGTGTCGGAATGCAGCCTGTTGCGACCGGTGAGATGGTGCATGAGACGAGGACGGCGGGGGAGACGCGAGCCGTGCGGAGCCACAGCGAGGCGGAGCGGCGGCGGAGGCAGCGGATCAACGGCCACCTCGCCACTCTCAGGAGCCTGCTCCCCGCGGCCACCAGG TTGGATAAGGCGGCGCTGCTCGGGGAGGTGGTGAGGCAGGTGCGGGAGCTGAGGGTGAGGGTGGAGGAGGTGGCGGTGATGGTGCCCGGGGAGGGGGACGAGGTcggggtggaggaggaggaggaggaggggggaggaggagggggaggcagGGGGAGGGTGGTCCGGGCGTGGGTGTGCTGCGCGGACCGGCCCGGTCTAATGGGGGAACTGAGCCGGGCGGTCCGCTCGGTCCCGGCGAGGGCGGTCCGGGCGGAGATGGTCACGGTAGGCGGGCGGACGCGGAGCCTCCTGGAGTTGGAGGTCAGCGAGGCGGCGGAGAGAGGGGAGGGCCGGTCAGCGCTGCAGGCGGCGCTCTGGGCGGTGCTGCTCACGAACAGGACCGCTCCGGCCGAGAACTACAGTAAGAGGGCTCGCACCTCGACCCGGTTTAGCAAGACATAG
- the LOC135623081 gene encoding transcription factor bHLH30-like isoform X2 — translation MQPVATGEMVHETRTAGETRAVRSHSEAERRRRQRINGHLATLRSLLPAATRVSCMCAFVHASTCFMESRFDCWLWNAWVQLDKAALLGEVVRQVRELRVRVEEVAVMVPGEGDEVGVEEEEEEGGGGGGGRGRVVRAWVCCADRPGLMGELSRAVRSVPARAVRAEMVTVGGRTRSLLELEVSEAAERGEGRSALQAALWAVLLTNRTAPAENYSKRARTSTRFSKT, via the coding sequence ATGCAGCCTGTTGCGACCGGTGAGATGGTGCATGAGACGAGGACGGCGGGGGAGACGCGAGCCGTGCGGAGCCACAGCGAGGCGGAGCGGCGGCGGAGGCAGCGGATCAACGGCCACCTCGCCACTCTCAGGAGCCTGCTCCCCGCGGCCACCAGGGTAAGTTGCATGTGTGCGTTCGTGCATGCTTCTACTTGCTTCATGGAGTCGCGGTTTGACTGCTGGTTATGGAATGCGTGGGTGCAGTTGGATAAGGCGGCGCTGCTCGGGGAGGTGGTGAGGCAGGTGCGGGAGCTGAGGGTGAGGGTGGAGGAGGTGGCGGTGATGGTGCCCGGGGAGGGGGACGAGGTcggggtggaggaggaggaggaggaggggggaggaggagggggaggcagGGGGAGGGTGGTCCGGGCGTGGGTGTGCTGCGCGGACCGGCCCGGTCTAATGGGGGAACTGAGCCGGGCGGTCCGCTCGGTCCCGGCGAGGGCGGTCCGGGCGGAGATGGTCACGGTAGGCGGGCGGACGCGGAGCCTCCTGGAGTTGGAGGTCAGCGAGGCGGCGGAGAGAGGGGAGGGCCGGTCAGCGCTGCAGGCGGCGCTCTGGGCGGTGCTGCTCACGAACAGGACCGCTCCGGCCGAGAACTACAGTAAGAGGGCTCGCACCTCGACCCGGTTTAGCAAGACATAG